The following proteins come from a genomic window of Drosophila miranda strain MSH22 chromosome Y unlocalized genomic scaffold, D.miranda_PacBio2.1 Contig_Y5_pilon, whole genome shotgun sequence:
- the LOC117195059 gene encoding actin-related protein 4-like isoform X1: MNGGNMLYGGDEIGALVFDPGHHSLRVGYAQEDSPKAEIPSVVGIGASPTPDTNLDPDTKTDNNVTPNRFHMRPCPPLRPRYPASRLQFSSSSYSRSRIFVCLVTSLSSMRSKRNMKTHSD, from the exons ATGAATGGAGGCAACATGCTATATGGCGGCGACGAAATTGGAGCCTTAGTTTTCGATCCAGGGCACCATTCGTTGCGTGTGGGCTACGCGCAAGAGGATTCGCCGAAGGCTGAGATACCCTCTGTTGTCGGCATTGGAGCATCCCCAACTCCGGATACGAATCTTGATCCAGATACCAAAACTGACAACAATGTGACGCCCAACA GATTTCACATGAGGCCTTGTCCGCCACTACGTCCTCGTTATCCCGCCAGCCGCCTCCagttcagctccagctcctactcccgctcccgcatatttgtttgtttagttACTAGTTTATCGAGCATGCGAAGCAAACGAAATATGAAAACCCATTCGGATTAA
- the LOC117195059 gene encoding actin-like protein 6B isoform X6, with product MNGGNMLYGGDEIGALVFDPGHHSLRVGYAQEDSPKAEIPSVVGIGASPTPDTNLDPDTKTDNNVTPNIQLQLLLPLPHICLFSY from the exons ATGAATGGAGGCAACATGCTATATGGCGGCGACGAAATTGGAGCCTTAGTTTTCGATCCAGGGCACCATTCGTTGCGTGTGGGCTACGCGCAAGAGGATTCGCCGAAGGCTGAGATACCCTCTGTTGTCGGCATTGGAGCATCCCCAACTCCGGATACGAATCTTGATCCAGATACCAAAACTGACAACAATGTGACGCCCAACA ttcagctccagctcctactcccgctcccgcatatttgtttgtttagttACTAG
- the LOC117195059 gene encoding actin-related protein 4-like isoform X2, with translation MNGGNMLYGGDEIGALVFDPGHHSLRVGYAQEDSPKAEIPSVVGIGASPTPDTNLDPDTKTDNNVTPNISFHMISHEALSATTSSLSRQPPPVQLQLLLPLPHICLFSY, from the exons ATGAATGGAGGCAACATGCTATATGGCGGCGACGAAATTGGAGCCTTAGTTTTCGATCCAGGGCACCATTCGTTGCGTGTGGGCTACGCGCAAGAGGATTCGCCGAAGGCTGAGATACCCTCTGTTGTCGGCATTGGAGCATCCCCAACTCCGGATACGAATCTTGATCCAGATACCAAAACTGACAACAATGTGACGCCCAACA TATCATTTCACATGATTTCACATGAGGCCTTGTCCGCCACTACGTCCTCGTTATCCCGCCAGCCGCCTCCagttcagctccagctcctactcccgctcccgcatatttgtttgtttagttACTAG
- the LOC117195059 gene encoding actin-like protein 6B isoform X5 — MNGGNMLYGGDEIGALVFDPGHHSLRVGYAQEDSPKAEIPSVVGIGASPTPDTNLDPDTKTDNNVTPNTASSSAPAPTPAPAYLFV, encoded by the exons ATGAATGGAGGCAACATGCTATATGGCGGCGACGAAATTGGAGCCTTAGTTTTCGATCCAGGGCACCATTCGTTGCGTGTGGGCTACGCGCAAGAGGATTCGCCGAAGGCTGAGATACCCTCTGTTGTCGGCATTGGAGCATCCCCAACTCCGGATACGAATCTTGATCCAGATACCAAAACTGACAACAATGTGACGCCCAACA CCGCCTCCagttcagctccagctcctactcccgctcccgcatatttgtttgtttag
- the LOC117195059 gene encoding actin-related protein 4-like isoform X3: protein MNGGNMLYGGDEIGALVFDPGHHSLRVGYAQEDSPKAEIPSVVGIGASPTPDTNLDPDTKTDNNVTPNRGLVRHYVLVIPPAASSSAPAPTPAPAYLFV from the exons ATGAATGGAGGCAACATGCTATATGGCGGCGACGAAATTGGAGCCTTAGTTTTCGATCCAGGGCACCATTCGTTGCGTGTGGGCTACGCGCAAGAGGATTCGCCGAAGGCTGAGATACCCTCTGTTGTCGGCATTGGAGCATCCCCAACTCCGGATACGAATCTTGATCCAGATACCAAAACTGACAACAATGTGACGCCCAACA GAGGCCTTGTCCGCCACTACGTCCTCGTTATCCCGCCAGCCGCCTCCagttcagctccagctcctactcccgctcccgcatatttgtttgtttag
- the LOC117195059 gene encoding actin-related protein 4-like isoform X4 — MNGGNMLYGGDEIGALVFDPGHHSLRVGYAQEDSPKAEIPSVVGIGASPTPDTNLDPDTKTDNNVTPNSLVRHYVLVIPPAASSSAPAPTPAPAYLFV, encoded by the exons ATGAATGGAGGCAACATGCTATATGGCGGCGACGAAATTGGAGCCTTAGTTTTCGATCCAGGGCACCATTCGTTGCGTGTGGGCTACGCGCAAGAGGATTCGCCGAAGGCTGAGATACCCTCTGTTGTCGGCATTGGAGCATCCCCAACTCCGGATACGAATCTTGATCCAGATACCAAAACTGACAACAATGTGACGCCCAACA GCCTTGTCCGCCACTACGTCCTCGTTATCCCGCCAGCCGCCTCCagttcagctccagctcctactcccgctcccgcatatttgtttgtttag
- the LOC117194955 gene encoding actin-related protein 4-like isoform X1 gives MNGGNMLYGGDEIGALVFDPGHHSLRVGYAQEDSPKAEIPSVVGIGASPTPDTNLDPDTKTDNNVTPNRFHMRPCPPLRPRYPACRLQFSSSSYSRSRIFVCLVTSLSSMRSKRNMKTNSD, from the exons ATGAATGGAGGCAACATGCTATATGGCGGCGACGAAATTGGAGCCTTAGTTTTCGATCCAGGGCACCATTCGTTGCGTGTGGGCTACGCGCAAGAGGATTCGCCGAAGGCTGAGATACCCTCTGTTGTCGGCATTGGAGCATCCCCAACTCCGGATACGAATCTTGATCCAGATACCAAAACTGACAACAATGTGACGCCCAACA GATTTCACATGAGGCCTTGTCCGCCACTACGTCCTCGTTATCCCGCCTGCCGCCTCCagttcagctccagctcctactcccgctcccgcatatttgtttgtttagttACTAGTTTATCGAGCATGCGAAGCAAACGAAATATGAAAACCAATTCGGATTAA
- the LOC117194955 gene encoding actin-related protein 4-like isoform X2, which yields MNGGNMLYGGDEIGALVFDPGHHSLRVGYAQEDSPKAEIPSVVGIGASPTPDTNLDPDTKTDNNVTPNISFHMISHEALSATTSSLSRLPPPVQLQLLLPLPHICLFSY from the exons ATGAATGGAGGCAACATGCTATATGGCGGCGACGAAATTGGAGCCTTAGTTTTCGATCCAGGGCACCATTCGTTGCGTGTGGGCTACGCGCAAGAGGATTCGCCGAAGGCTGAGATACCCTCTGTTGTCGGCATTGGAGCATCCCCAACTCCGGATACGAATCTTGATCCAGATACCAAAACTGACAACAATGTGACGCCCAACA TATCATTTCACATGATTTCACATGAGGCCTTGTCCGCCACTACGTCCTCGTTATCCCGCCTGCCGCCTCCagttcagctccagctcctactcccgctcccgcatatttgtttgtttagttACTAG
- the LOC117194955 gene encoding actin-related protein 4-like isoform X3, whose translation MNGGNMLYGGDEIGALVFDPGHHSLRVGYAQEDSPKAEIPSVVGIGASPTPDTNLDPDTKTDNNVTPNRGLVRHYVLVIPPAASSSAPAPTPAPAYLFV comes from the exons ATGAATGGAGGCAACATGCTATATGGCGGCGACGAAATTGGAGCCTTAGTTTTCGATCCAGGGCACCATTCGTTGCGTGTGGGCTACGCGCAAGAGGATTCGCCGAAGGCTGAGATACCCTCTGTTGTCGGCATTGGAGCATCCCCAACTCCGGATACGAATCTTGATCCAGATACCAAAACTGACAACAATGTGACGCCCAACA GAGGCCTTGTCCGCCACTACGTCCTCGTTATCCCGCCTGCCGCCTCCagttcagctccagctcctactcccgctcccgcatatttgtttgtttag
- the LOC117194955 gene encoding actin-related protein 4-like isoform X4 encodes MNGGNMLYGGDEIGALVFDPGHHSLRVGYAQEDSPKAEIPSVVGIGASPTPDTNLDPDTKTDNNVTPNSLVRHYVLVIPPAASSSAPAPTPAPAYLFV; translated from the exons ATGAATGGAGGCAACATGCTATATGGCGGCGACGAAATTGGAGCCTTAGTTTTCGATCCAGGGCACCATTCGTTGCGTGTGGGCTACGCGCAAGAGGATTCGCCGAAGGCTGAGATACCCTCTGTTGTCGGCATTGGAGCATCCCCAACTCCGGATACGAATCTTGATCCAGATACCAAAACTGACAACAATGTGACGCCCAACA GCCTTGTCCGCCACTACGTCCTCGTTATCCCGCCTGCCGCCTCCagttcagctccagctcctactcccgctcccgcatatttgtttgtttag
- the LOC117194952 gene encoding myotubularin-related protein 14-like, with translation MCSLTLNNVVNVTQQDLHDLLEVFEKKSFEAASFEEGTEEYEISKKCEYLFKLDYSLIELDNSNGLLSPRYPGRILIPESEHGHMAKTLIPGNGLFSAGGGSSGTTATTTAINSSAGSNCSDGVGIQAFVTFANPLQTPVPPQPQLQLQPQQPPSTQSAQQNTIYEDQYDIQRMRELVTMAKYARCRQRFAVPVIMYRGKYICRSATLSVMPETYGRKVVDYAYDCLSGNYATPNGEENDADSTDESLINHMNDQSQSQFSYDEVIKSDIQLLHTLNVSTIVDLMVENRKIKYFMAVSSSEKADPSNHYKSFNLLSLPYPGCEFFKKFRDNNYMAKNLHYNWKQSFNDANINIPNLGPAADIDIIWPEYRDWDLVSITQNYLRATLKYIQEDNYGLLIHCISGWDRTPLFVSLVRLSLWADGLIHQSMNAMQMAYFTLAYDWYLFGHQLPDRLKRGEDIMFFCFHVLKFITDEEYSIVEHRKRAKTPSSSGSSVIVIKSDCCDDEPLKEDYILAFDQDSNDSYSNCSNCDMSITDNFYATTTATVAPVNPLTSRAPNPKRSRTSPISVPGSNARQRQESTSSNGSWQVVTDTGSIDSMMNGSYMMRFVAQQTADATSNIPICNGGNGYHCSNNTTTYMGSGSGSGSSISNGSNTTHGFPNGSSKDVGGSTTSSKQCINLRKQRLNAVRAIFIQAYGKTIGLKFKEGSSVNLATFIGNLADQLF, from the exons GAGTACGAGATCTCCAAGAAATGCGAATACCTGTTCAAACTCGACTACAGCCTCATTGAGCTGGACAACTCGAATGGCCTGCTCAGCCCGCGCTACCCTGGAAGGATACTCATACCTGAGTCAGAGCATGGACACATGGCCAAGACCCTGATACCGGGCAATGGATTGTTCAGTGCAGGAGGCGGTTCCTCAGGGACAACGGCCACGACAACGGCAATCAACAGCAGTGCCGGCAGCAACTGCAGCGACGGTGTGGGCATCCAAGCATTTGTCACCTTTGCCAATCCGCTGCAGACCCCGGTCCCGCCTCAGCCTCAACTACAACTGCAGCCCCAGCAGCCTCCATCGACACAGTCCGCGCAGCAAAACACCATCTACGAGGACCAGTACGATATACAGCGGATGAGGGAACTGGTCACGATGGCCAAGTACGCGCGGTGCCGTCAAAGATTCGCCGTTCCCGTGATCATGTACCGGGGCAAATACATTTGCCGCTCGGCAACGCTGTCGGTGATGCCGGAGACGTACGGCCGCAAGGTGGTGGACTACGCCTACGACTGCCTCAGCGGAAACTATGCAACACCCAACGGGGAGGAGAACGACGCCGACTCCACGGACGAGTCGCTGATCAATCACATGAACGaccagtcgcagtcgcagttcAGCTACGACGAGGTCATCAAGAGCGACATCCAGCTGCTGCACACCCTCAATGTGTCCACGATAGTGGACCTAATGGTAGAGAACCGCAAGATCAAATACTTTATGGC CGTATCCTCCTCGGAGAAAGCTGATCCCAGCAATCATTACAAGAGCTTCAACCTGCTGTCGCTTCCGTATCCGGGCTGCGAGTTCTTCAAGAAGTTCCGCGACAACAACTACATGGCCAAGAATCTGCACTACAACTGGAAGCAGTCTTTCAACGATGCAAACATTAATATACCCAATCTGGGGCCCGCCGCCGACATTGACATCATCTGGCCGGAGTACCGGGACTGGGATTTGGTGTCCATCACACAGAACTATCTCCGGGCCACGCTCAAATACATACAGGAGGATAACTATGGCCTGCTCATACACTGCATCAGTGGCTGGGATCGCACTCCGCTGTTTGTCTCCCTGGTGCGACTGTCTCTCTGGGCGGATGGACTCATCCACCAGTCGATGAACGCCATGCAGATGGCGTACTTCACACTGGCCTACGACTGGTACTTGTTTGGCCACCAGTTGCCGGATCGCCTCAAGCGGGGCGAGGACATCATGTTCTTCTGCTTCCACGTGCTAAAGTTCATCACGGACGAGGAGTATAGCATAGTGGAGCATCGGAAGCGGGCCAAGACCCCGAGCAGCAGCGGGAGCAGTGTCATAGTCATCAAGTCCGACTGCTGCGACGATGAGCCGCTCAAGGA AGACTACATCCTGGCCTTCGATCAAGATAGCAACGACAGCTATTCAAACTGTTCCAACTGTGATATGTCCATAACAGATAACTTCTATGCCACCACAACGGCCACAGTTGCGCCAGTCAATCCACTGACCAGCAGGGCGCCCAATCCTAAGCG CTCCCGCACTAGCCCGATATCGGTGCCCGGCTCGAATGCGCGGCAGCGTCAGGAGTCCACATCCTCGAACGGCAGCTGGCAGGTGGTCACCGACACTGGATCCATCGACTCCATGATGAACGGCAGCTACATGATGCGCTTTGTGGCGCAACAGACGGCGGACGCCACCTCGAACATTCCCATCTGCAATGGCGGCAATGGCTATCACTGCAGCAACAACACAACGACATACATGGGCAGCGGTAGCGGCAGCGGGAGCAGCATCAGCAATGGCAGCAACACAACGCACGGTTTCCCAAACGGTTCCTCCAAAGATGTGGGTGGCAGCACAACTTCCAGCAAGCAGTGCATCAACTT ACGTAAGCAACGCCTCAATGCAGTGCGAGCCATCTTCATACAAGCGTACGGCAAGACAATTGGACTGAAATTCAAAGAGGGCTCCTCCGTGAACCTGGCCACGTTCATTGGCAATCTGGCGGACCAGCTATTCTGA